One Onthophagus taurus isolate NC chromosome 11, IU_Otau_3.0, whole genome shotgun sequence genomic window carries:
- the LOC111420759 gene encoding calumenin, whose amino-acid sequence MIIKVIIIALLGIASAVPKPEEKKDRVIDRELSSQEHFNEEEQHNAQYDHEAFLGDEAKTFDQLPPEESKRRLGLIVDKIDYNKDGVINHEELRDWIRYTQKRYIMEDVERQWTQHNPENKDQIKWEDYKKLVYGFLDSMDPQDADKDDEGFSYKSMLKRDRRRWSIADGDGDDALTKEEFAGFLHPEESGHMRDVVVLETMEDIDKDKDGKISLEEYIGDMYRSEENEEEPEWVKSEREQFAKYRDDDKDGYMTEEEVKNWIMPPDFDHAEAEARHLIYEADKDADHQLTKEEILNNYDLFVGSQATDFGEALARHDEF is encoded by the coding sequence atgattattaaagtaattattattgCACTTTTGGGAATTGCTTCTGCTGTTCCTAAACCAGAAGAGAAAAAAGATCGAGTCATCGACAGGGAATTAAGCAGCCAAGAACACTTTAATGAAGAAGAACAACATAATGCTCAATACGATCATGAAGCATTTTTAGGGGATGAAGCTAAAACCTTTGATCAATTACCACCAGAAGAAAGTAAAAGAAGATTAGGCTTAATAGTtgataaaatcgattataacaAAGATGGTGTGATAAATCATGAAGAATTAAGAGATTGGATAAGATACACTCAAAAAAGGTACATAATGGAAGATGTTGAACGCCAATGGACTCAACATAATCCAGAAAATAAAGATCAAATAAAATGggaagattataaaaaattagtttatgGTTTCTTAGACTCAATGGATCCTCAAGATGCTGATAAAGATGATGAAGGTTTTTCTTATAAATCAATGTTAAAACGCGATCGAAGAAGATGGAGCATTGCTGATGGAGATGGTGATGATGCACTTACAAAAGAAGAATTTGCTGGGTTTTTGCACCCAGAGGAAAGTGGGCATATGAGAGACGTCGTCGTTTTAGAAACAATGGAAGATATTGATAAAGATAAAGATGGTAAAATATCTTTAGAGGAGTATATCGGAGATATGTATAGATCTGAAGAAAACGAGGAAGAACCTGAATGGGTTAAAAGCGAACGGGAGCAATTTGCGAAATATCGCGATGATGATAAAGATGGTTACATGACTGAAgaagaagttaaaaattgGATAATGCCCCCTGATTTTGACCATGCCGAAGCAGAAGCGAGACATTTAATTTATGAAGCTGATAAAGATGCGGATCATCAATTaactaaagaagaaattttgaataattatgatttatttgttGGGTCGCAAGCGACCGATTTTGGGGAAGCTTTAGCCCGTCACGACGAATTTTAA
- the LOC111420761 gene encoding FGFR1 oncogene partner 2 homolog yields MSLTIQQIITDAKRLAGRLKERDSIAEVLLSETHAINKKIDTMKQYQEEVEQLNEVAHQTPHTQLIANIQKENRHLREIQQENRELRAALEEHQTALEHIMSKYRQHTTEQIYKSRVDFSMHQDERSRKIITEQAEKIHEMAAVMDKAALMDEMKFCHDLEIVSRLQAENKGLKEMLEISCKYGSYGQPLVIPDKEDKFVQTDQNK; encoded by the exons ATGTCTTTAACAATTCAACAAATAATAACGGACGCTAAACGTTTAGCAGGGCGTTTAAAGGAACGGGATAGTATTGCGGAAGTATTACTTAGCGAGACTCacgcaataaataaaaaaattgacacAATGAAACAg TACCAAGAAGAAGTCGAACAATTAAACGAAGTTGCTCACCAAACGCCGCACACGCAATTAATAGCTAATatccaaaaagaaaatagacaTTTAAGGGAGATTCAACAAGAAAATCGAGAATTACGGGCCGCCTTAGAAGAACACCAAACCGCTTTAGAGCATATTATGTCGAAATATAGGCAGCACACAACagaacaaatttataaatcgagAGTTGATTTTTCTATGCATCAAGACGAGAGATCACGAAAAATTATTACCGAACAAGCAgaaaaaattcatgaaatgGCTGCAGTTATGGATAAAGCGGCTTTAATGgatgaaatgaaattttgtcACGATTTGGAGATTGTCTCCAGGTTGCAAGctgaaaataaa gGTTTAAAGGAGATGTTAGAAATTTCTTGTAAATATGGATCATATGGACAACCATTGGTGATTCCTGACAAAGAGGATAAATTTGTACAAACGGATCAAAATAAATGA
- the LOC139431753 gene encoding signal peptidase complex subunit 3 — protein sequence MHSILQRGNAILAYALSVLACLTFVCFASTVLLNYRTKADLNTVKVVVKNVPDYSASREKNDLGFLTFDLQTDLTHLFNWNVKQLFLYLTAEYKTENNELNQVVLWDKIILRGENAILDFKNMNTKYYFWDDGNGLRGNNNITLTLSWNIIPNAGLLPNIFAHGSHTFKFPVEYTSTRM from the exons atgcattCAATTTTACAAAGGGGAAATGCAATTTTAGCGTACGCTTTAAGCGTTTTGGCGTGTTTAACGTTTGTGTGTTTCGCATCGACCGTTCTTTTAAATTACCGTACTAAAGCCGACTTAAATACGGTTAAAGTTGTCGT CAAAAACGTTCCGGATTATAGCGCTTCGAGGGAAAAGAATGATCTCGGTTTCTTAACATTCGATCTTCAAACCGATTTAACGCATCTTTTTAATTGGAATGTTAAAcagttatttttgtatttaacgGCCGAGTATAAAACggaaaataatgaattaaatcaAGTCGTTTTATGGGATAAGATTATTTTGAGAGGTGAAAATGCGATTTTGGactttaaaaatatgaatacTAAGTATTATTTTTGGGATGATGGAAATGGTTTGAg gggtaataataatattacgCTGACTTTATCTTGGAATATTATCCCTAATGCTGGGTTATTACCGAATATTTTCGCCCATGGAAGTCatacttttaaatttcctgTGGAATATACATCAACTAGGATGTAA
- the LOC111420762 gene encoding uncharacterized protein — MKSFYIVFAFLYFVYILNIEGQSEDATEEITELDPSLSYCFRFTWLGPNYDNSSKGLNTTCEEWRNDNRADGIPCRTPFLISYDGTPPDMQYVWEHHRTDVVCRRARGQVCAKYSYSFNDALLNITYMCTRAFVVDEGAVTKGCFDQKIDSTKVQVCLCESSPGIYMPCNT; from the exons ATGAAGTCGTTTTATATTGTGTTtgcgtttttatactttgtCTACATTCTAAACA tcgAGGGTCAATCCGAAGATGCAACCGAAGAAATCACTGAATTGGATCCAAGTTTATCATATTGCTTTAGATTTACTTGGTTAGGCCCAAACTACGATAACAGCAGCAAAGGACTAAACACAACTTGCGAAGAGTGGCGAAATGATAATCGAGCTGATGGGATTCCTTGTAGAACACCTTTTCTAATTTCTT atGATGGAACTCCACCAGATATGCAGTACGTATGGGAACATCACAGAACTGATGTGGTTTGTAGAAGAGCCCGAGGACAAGTTTGCGCCAAGTACAGTTACAGCTTCAATGATGCAC taTTGAACATTACATATATGTGTACAAGAGCCTTTGTGGTTGATGAAGGGGCAGTTACCAAAGGCTGTTTCGACCAAAAAATTGATAGTACCAAAGTTCAAGTTTGTTTATGCGAATCTAGCCCAGGAATTTATATGCCATGTAATacgtaa